A genomic window from Terrisporobacter glycolicus ATCC 14880 = DSM 1288 includes:
- a CDS encoding polysaccharide biosynthesis protein — MRIPNLVLSTIILFISNLIVRILGFLYKIFLSRVMGDVGLGIYHMVFNFLMICIALTTTGIPTALSCLVAKESALKDKKDANIFFISTLYVAFFISLLISLLVSFNSTYLSFRLLQDENLNLFILSICPAIVIITISNVLRGYFYGIKKVIVPAIGQVIEQVTRILFVFLLAMYINDKAMICYVTLLGISIGEATNVIYMSICLYKESSLYNKFTIRLRDFYYSSMETLKMALPITCNRMSSVVLQSVSSMIVPSRLVLSGISYTQSIGLYGIVCGMVMPFVYLPFTIGSALVVNLIPSISQEVALNKIKNVKIKIYYAVVLTIGVGIVSSLFFYFFGEQLCLIVFNNKTAGIYLKTMFLAPLFLSLNQTLSGILHSIRKEVISSVNTIIGMIIQVIAIYYLLPIPSLNMYAYIYAITATSIFTTLLHSIVLIKALKKM, encoded by the coding sequence TTGAGAATTCCTAATTTGGTTTTATCAACGATAATATTATTCATATCAAACCTAATAGTAAGAATATTAGGCTTTTTATATAAAATATTTCTATCACGGGTTATGGGAGATGTGGGCCTTGGAATATATCATATGGTCTTCAACTTCTTAATGATTTGTATTGCTCTGACCACCACAGGTATTCCCACTGCCCTTTCTTGCTTGGTTGCAAAGGAAAGTGCTTTGAAAGATAAAAAAGATGCAAATATATTTTTTATATCTACTTTATATGTGGCATTTTTTATATCTTTGTTAATTTCATTATTAGTATCTTTTAATAGTACATATTTATCTTTTAGACTTTTGCAGGATGAAAATTTAAATTTATTCATTCTTTCCATATGTCCAGCCATAGTTATAATTACTATTTCAAACGTGTTGAGAGGATATTTTTATGGAATAAAAAAAGTTATAGTTCCTGCTATAGGTCAGGTTATTGAACAAGTTACAAGAATTTTATTTGTGTTTTTATTAGCAATGTACATAAATGATAAGGCTATGATTTGTTATGTAACACTTCTTGGTATTTCCATTGGTGAGGCAACTAATGTGATTTATATGAGTATCTGTCTTTATAAAGAATCATCCTTATATAATAAATTTACTATAAGACTTAGAGATTTTTATTATTCTTCTATGGAAACTTTAAAAATGGCTCTACCTATTACATGCAATAGAATGTCTTCTGTTGTTTTACAATCAGTAAGCTCTATGATAGTACCTTCTAGATTAGTTTTGTCTGGAATATCATATACACAGTCCATAGGACTTTATGGTATTGTTTGTGGTATGGTAATGCCTTTTGTATATCTTCCTTTTACCATAGGCTCCGCTCTTGTTGTAAATTTAATTCCAAGCATCTCTCAAGAGGTTGCTTTGAATAAAATTAAAAATGTAAAAATAAAAATATACTATGCTGTTGTTTTAACTATAGGTGTAGGTATTGTATCTTCTTTATTTTTTTATTTTTTCGGAGAACAATTATGTTTAATAGTTTTTAACAATAAAACCGCTGGAATTTATCTAAAAACTATGTTTCTAGCTCCTCTTTTTCTTAGCTTAAATCAAACTTTATCAGGAATACTTCATTCTATAAGAAAAGAGGTTATATCTAGCGTAAATACCATTATTGGTATGATTATTCAAGTTATTGCTATTTATTACTTATTGCCTATACCTAGTCTAAATATGTATGCCTATATTTATGCTATAACTGCCACATCTATCTTTACAACGCTTCTTCACAGTATAGTTTTAATAAAAGCATTGAAAAAAATGTAA